A genomic region of Pseudopipra pipra isolate bDixPip1 chromosome W, bDixPip1.hap1, whole genome shotgun sequence contains the following coding sequences:
- the LOC135404912 gene encoding olfactory receptor 14J1-like has protein sequence MCYDRYVAICKPLHYGTLLGSRACAHMAAAAWATGFLNALLHTANTFSLPLCQGNALGQFFCELPHILKLSCSHSGYLREIGLIGVSACLVFGCFVFIVFSYVQIFRAVLRIPSQQGRHKAFSTCLPHLAVLSLFLSTAAFGYLKPPSISSPSLDLALSVLYSVVPPALNPLIYSLRNQELKDALRKMMTGCFSGAIKFLFSGS, from the coding sequence atgtgctacgaccgctacgttgccatctgcaaacccctgcactacgggaccctcctgggcagcagagcttgtgcccacatggcagcagctgcctgggccactggctttctcaatgctctgctgcacacagccaatacattttccctgcccctgtgccagggcaatgctctgggccagttcttctgtgaactcccacacatcctcaagctctcctgctcacactcaggctacctcagggaaattgggctcattggggttagtgcctgtttagtgtttggttgttttgttttcattgttttctcctatgtgcagatcttcagggctgtgctgaggatcccctctcagcagggacggcacaaagccttttccacgtgcctccctcacctggccgtgctctccctgttcctcagcactgctgcatttggctacctgaagcccccctccatctcctccccatccctggatctggccctatcagttctgtactcagtggttcctccagcactgaaccccctcatctacagcctcaggaaccaggagctcaaggatgccctgaggaaaatgatgactggatgcttttcaggagcaataaagttcctgttttctggttcatag